The Argentina anserina chromosome 3, drPotAnse1.1, whole genome shotgun sequence genome includes a region encoding these proteins:
- the LOC126788318 gene encoding uncharacterized protein LOC126788318: MEQVAKRRRIEEGGEESKPLFINAQLHCSEVSETMKASESGASMASSNKEEKKKKVTKPQFVPAKDDSKPVLQDPILRSDPIETEEAVLRLPPFSLRSGHQEA, translated from the exons ATGGAGCAAGTAGCAAAACGGCGTCGTATtgaagaaggaggagaagagTCAAAGCCTTTGTTTATAAACGCTCAGCTTCACTGTTCTGAAGTATCAGAAACAATGAAAGCTTCAGAGTCTGGGGCTTCGATGGCGTCTAGCaacaaagaggagaagaagaagaaggttaCAAAGCCTCAATTCGTTCCGGCTAAAGATGATAGCAAGCCTGTGCTTCAAGACCCA ATTTTGAGGTCGGATCCGATTGAGACTGAGGAAGCTGTGCTGAGGTTGCCTCCATTTTCGCTACGCTCAGGTCATCAGGAAGCTTGA
- the LOC126788488 gene encoding uncharacterized protein LOC126788488 produces MARYYNDGYYSYWDYFSIPLHLCFFISILFFILGFTWYINYESMFEDMMAQVKLFLMIVPLILLLVVHFLSGGMSFLVPLPEQDSLHRAGGSPWGVGLVLVFLLFMISYQSSFHERWFPLYSK; encoded by the coding sequence ATGGCCAGATACTACAACGACGGCTACTATTCTTACTGGGATTACTTCTCCATCCCTCTCCATCTTtgcttcttcatctccatcctcttcttcatcttgGGCTTCACCTGGTACATAAACTACGAGTCCATGTTCGAGGACATGATGGCTCAGGTCAAGCTCTTCCTCATGATCGTCCCCCTTATTCTCCTACTCGTCGTCCACTTCTTGTCAGGTGGCATGTCGTTTCTAGTGCCGTTGCCGGAGCAGGACTCTCTGCACAGAGCCGGAGGATCTCCTTGGGGCGTTGGATTAGTGCTTGTGTTCCTTTTGTTCATGATTTCTTACCAGTCTTCTTTCCATGAACGTTGGTTTCCCTTATACAGTAAGTAG